One part of the Vicia villosa cultivar HV-30 ecotype Madison, WI linkage group LG6, Vvil1.0, whole genome shotgun sequence genome encodes these proteins:
- the LOC131610523 gene encoding calmodulin-binding protein 60 B-like has product MVSDNQFRRIPSLGSKRNLGVTKQASNSGLQYVFNTLRMNAHDSHLMESFIRGVVRDVVEEKIQERLRSRENVNEGGKSGARSLELRFINNNKLPKTTFTKTNIIPNDEPLQVALFDVRSKSIVNEGPLSSMKIQIFPIQGKFESVDDEDWTETEFNNNILHERKNKEPLLDGDRFVTLENGVASISEIKFTDNSGWARNKKFSLGAKAMKNGENIKEGRSQAFRVKDVRGEAYKKHYPPFLNDDVWRLKKISENGPFRDRLRSNGIHTVKDLLRLLITNESSLHEKFEKIQKKCWCDIIEHARSCVVDDTMLYSYEMIGQPVLLLFNVIYELVAVTFDAQKFYLPDDLTLTPNQKKLVEIVKQDAYKNIGNLREIDEAVLNSISLEARIKSTQDLQGYVEPFISSSNVNDGMQNVEINIDPVPDIREIPGNNYDVSFGNFDEAECSTLVDFLNSDMNITSNSEKPKAVWCKIRAVVKWRISGKTRVAAAKKNEHLPIYKVYDISAIF; this is encoded by the exons ATGGTATCTGATAATCAATTTCGTAGGATTCCTAGTCTTGGGTCGAAACGGAACCTTGGTGTTACAAAACAAGCATCAAATAG TGGCCTTCAATATGTGTTTAACACTCTAAGGATGAATGCTCATGATTCCCACCTCATGGAATCTTTCATTCGAGGGGTG GTAAGAGATGTGGTGGAAGAAAAAATCCAAGAGCGTCTCCGCTCAAG AGAAAATGTTAATGAAGGTGGAAAATCTGGAGCCAGATCCTTAGAGTTgcgttttattaataataataagttgCCAAAAACGACTTTTACTAAAACCAATATAATTCCCAATGATGAACCACTTCAAGTTGCATTATTTGATGTTAGATCTAAGTCAATAGTCAATGAGGGTCCCTTGTCCTCAATGAAGATACAGATTTTTCCTATCCAGGGAAAGTTTGAATctgttgatgatgaagattggaCTGAAACTGAGTTCAATAATAATATCTTGCATGAAAGAAAGAATAAAGAGCCACTGTTGGATGGAGATAGGTTTGTTACTCTTGAAAATGGAGTTGCTTCTATTTCTGAAATCAAGTTCACTGATAATTCTGGATGGGCAAGAAACAAAAAGTTCAGCTTAGGAGCAAAAGCTATGAAGAATGGAGAGAATATTAAGGAAGGTAGAAGTCAAGCTTTTAGGGTCAAAGATGTCAGAGGAGAAG CTTACAAGAAACATTATCCTCCATTCTTGAACGATGATGTGTGGCGTTTGAAGAAAATTTCTGAAAATGGACCATTCCGCGACCGACTCCGTAGCAACGGAATTCATACTGTTAAGGATCTACTGAGGTTACTCATAACCAATGAATCTTCATTACATGAG AAATTTGAAAAAATTCAGAAGAAGTGCTGGTGTGATATTATAGAACATGCCCGATCGTGTGTTGTAGATGATACCATGCTTTACAGCTATGAGATGATTGGACAACCAGTACTGCTGCTGTTCAATGTGATCTATGAACTTGTTGCTGTGACATTTGATGCACAAAAGTTTTATTTACCGGATGATCTCACACTCACTCCGAACCAGAAG AAATTGGTAGAGATTGTGAAGCAAGATGCATACAAAAACATTGGAAATTTAAGAGAAATTGATGAGGCTGTATTGAACTCCATAAGCTTAGAAGCACGTATAAAATCAACACAGGATCTGCAAGGTTATGTTGAACCATTTATCTCTAGTTCAAATGTTAATGATGGAATGCAAAATGTTGAGATCAATATTGATCCGGTTCCAGACATAAGAGAAATACCAGGAAACAATTATGATGTTTCATTTGGTAATTTTGATGAAGCTGAGTGTAGCACTTTGGTTGATTTCCTCAATTCTGATATGAATATTACATCCAACAGTGAGAAACCAAAAGCAGTGTGGTGTAAGATTCGTGCTGTTGTCAAATGGAGAATATCAGGGAAAACAAGAGTTGCAGCTGCCAAGAAGAATGAACATTTGCCTATTTATAAGGTTTATGATATCAGTGCTATTTTCTAA